A section of the Saccharomyces paradoxus strain CBS432 chromosome XII sequence genome encodes:
- the RPS1A gene encoding 40S ribosomal protein eS1 (Ribosomal protein 10 (rp10) of the small (40S) subunit~similar to YLR441C), with amino-acid sequence MAVGKNKRLSKGKKGQKKRVVDPFTRKEWFDIKAPSTFENRNVGKTLVNKSTGLKSASDALKGRVVEVCLADLQGSEDHSFRKIKLRVDEVQGKNLLTNFHGMDFTTDKLRSMVRKWQTLIEANVTVKTSDDYVLRIFAIAFTRKQANQVKRHSYAQSSHIRAIRKVISEILTKEVQGSTLAQLTSKLIPEVINKEIENATKDIFPLQNIHVRKVKLLKQPKFDVGALMALHGEGSGEEKGKKVTGFKDEVLETV; translated from the coding sequence ATGGCTGTCGGAAAGAATAAGAGACTATCCAAGGGTAAGAAAGGTCAAAAGAAGAGAGTCGTTGACCCATTTACCAGAAAGGAATGGTTCGACATTAAAGCTCCATccacttttgaaaacagaAATGTTGGTAAGACTTTAGTTAACAAGTCCACTGGTTTGAAGAGTGCTTCAGATGCTTTGAAAGGTAGAGTTGTCGAAGTTTGCTTGGCTGACTTGCAGGGTTCTGAAGACCACTCTTTCAGAAAGATCAAATTAAGAGTTGACGAAGTCCAAGGTAAGAACTTATTGACCAACTTCCACGGTATGGACTTCACTACCGATAAATTGAGATCTATGGTCAGAAAATGGCAAACTTTGATCGAAGCTAACGTTACCGTTAAGACTTCCGATGATTACGTCTTGAGAATCTTTGCTATTGCCTTCACCAGAAAGCAAGCTAACCAAGTTAAGAGACACTCTTACGCTCAATCTTCCCATATCAGAGCTATTAGAAAGGTTATCTCTGAAATCTTGACTAAGGAAGTTCAAGGATCTACCTTGGCCCAATTGACTTCCAAGTTGATTCCAGAAGTTATCAAcaaggaaattgaaaacgcCACCAAGGACATTTTCCCACTACAAAACATCCATGTTAGAAAGGTTAAGTTGTTGAAGCAACCAAAGTTCGATGTTGGTGCTTTGATGGCTTTGCACGGTGAAGGTTctggtgaagaaaagggTAAGAAGGTTACCGGTTTCAAGGACGAAGTCTTGGAAACTGTGTAA